The following nucleotide sequence is from Harpia harpyja isolate bHarHar1 chromosome 7, bHarHar1 primary haplotype, whole genome shotgun sequence.
TATGTGGCTTTCCATGTGCTAGACATCAATAAAGCATGCTTGATCAAACCTGTGGAGAACCCCAAAGGGCCCTCTGTAGTTCAGTGAACACTGATGTAGACTTTCATCTTTtacaattataattttttaactgatgttggttttgttttcctagcaATACACCTGGAACCTTTCTATACTGTTGTGATTTTGCTTCAGGAGCAGTGGAGCTGGTAAAGGTAATTCATATGCTCACTTTAGAGTACCTTATAAGCCTGTAATTCAGGAGGCTGCAAGGAAGCTGTCTTCATGAAAAAGAATGTGATGGCTTTGACAACTTTTAACTGAAGTTTTCAATATTCCAAAGAACAAAGTCTTACTCTATGTAGAGAGGAATGAATACCATCAGTGAGCTTGCTTCTCAGCTTGAGTAAGATACCAGACAGAATAGGCTTTTATATGAGATGTTTTACAATGCTgaataattgaagaaaaaaagttcctTGAGTCACAGTAAACGTATTAACTACTACTGTTCTCTCTGTGcctcttttcatctttttcctgaCAGTCACATTCATCCTACAATTCAGCCTGGTGTTCTGCCTTTGTTCATGATGTGTGTGATGATGCTTTACCCTATCCTTTTCCAGATGAGATCCTGGATGTCATTCTCCTTGTCTTTGTGCTCTCTACTATTCATCCTGACAGGTAAATGAAGACTAAAGGGCAAAGCAAATGGGTTAAATCTCTTTTatcgctggaggttttcaagaatAGCAAGCAAAAGAAGATGATGAatctttaatttattatttagtAAGCtacaatatatatataaaacgaggtattttaaatgctgtttcccATTTTCAGGCTTCAAGAGAAAAGCTGGTCAGGCTAATTCATTAGTGAGTCTCCTTTCTCCATCAAAATACAAGGGGTATATTGTAACTAAATACATCCCTATTAAAAGTGACAGTGATTCtagaaaattagaaattaaagaGACTGCTAGTCTTctagaaggaaattatttttagtgatCAAAACCAAACATTCATGATTTAACACCTTACAATATGTTGATAAAGGCTTAGGTTGCTGATTTAGCCACACGCAAATGCTTACACGCAGGTCCTTTGAACCAAAATGCATTCAGAATTCTATAACTTGTTTGGATTAAGAAAACTTGATCTAATTTTCATACATAGTGTTATGTTGAATGCTGTTAGCCTTGTTACTAATGCCTCTCAATGTCTAATGAACCAAACTTTATGGCTGTTAAGGCTGGCTGATTGTGAAAATGCcctttttttaatgggaaaaatgcAAAAGAGGGCATGTAAGTTAAAACTCCTTGACTTTTCCTTTAACTAGATCACATGAAGGGAAATACATGCTGTATGTGTGGTAATACATTTATTACTTTAAGAATGTCATTAAAATGGGCTTGGCAAACAGAACAGTATTTGCCTAAGTCTGAGAACTGTTTCCCTGCCTAAGTTATTAATGATTAGCTTTACAGAAAAATCTTTCCCATATAGGATATTACTCTTTCCTGTTTGTTCAGAGATGAGCATATGAGTCATGCAAAGCCTGGGTCCAGATTTCAAAAACAATTCAAGCAGTAGATTTCAGATCTCTGTAACAGTGGTGATGCTGCCATGAAGAAATTGGACAATAGAGATGCATTCATTCAATCGCTTTGCCTGTAGAAGCAGTAATCAGACGTTGTGTCAGAATTTCTGTGGACCTTTTCCTATTAGACTTTTCAGAATGTGGGgggagtttttttgttggtttttttttttaactccccatGTCAGCATCTAAAGACTGACATGgatgcttttgtgtgtgtgtgtgtgtgtgtatacacacataaaGATTTCCGTGTAATTGTCTGTGTTGTAAGACCCACTTTCCAAAGATTTGTTAGTCATTACTGTCATCTCGTAGAATTAAAATGACTGTATAAAGGCAAATGTAATCCAGACTTATCTTGCTCAGTATGCATTTTTTCTGgaaactttgaaagtgggaaatggaaaagaaaaataagagagtgATGATGCAGAACTTACATACTGTGGAGACCTGGAAAATATACATGAGAGGGACAGATTTGTATTCAGCACAATTGTTCCTTAGTGATTTCTCTTCAGGCTGTTGTGTTTAGTTTTTGATAATTGCTACTTTTGTACACCATTTTTAACACACTTCAATTCTGCTAGAAGGCCCCTCTAAAAGTTGGTTGCAGAATTTGAAAGGTATTAAATTTTCTTCAAGCTGTATAATTAATGTGCTCTAGTCCTACGGGATGCGACTTCTCAAAGCACTTTCACTTTTTGTGTATGTAAACCTCTTTTCCATGTGCACAAAACTTATGTTTATATAGGCAAAGGCTAATTCTGTGCACAACTACCTGCCTtggaacagtcttttattcttaggtggtgctgccttttctgtctGTGGCAGCATACTTCATTGCCTGTGTTGACCATGAGCAAAGAGGACAACTTTTAAAGCACTTGGCTTCCTCTAAGGGAATTCCATGCCTAAAAAGTGTatgctgctttttgttcttgtttgtttgtttgtttgtttgtttggagatatgattttattttctgctgaactACCTCCTAATTCTGTCCCTTAAAAATTAAGATAAGATGCCTGCACTGCTGTTGCATAAAGACTAAATTGCATTAGTGCTTGAGTTCTGACATTCTTGGGGCAAAGGGGCAAGGCCACCTGAAAGACAGGCATGGTGTAAGGATGTTCTTTTGGCACACAGTAATGGTATGCTGATTTTGTATACTTAAGTAGAACTTACTCTTCTTTAGCTCTTTTCAGATACAGcaccctgcctttcctttccattcattttgcatttgactCTGGCTTCACATATTCTACATGGTCTATcagcttccctgtgggaggaaggGTTGAATTAGGCAAGTGGACTTTTGTACCTTGCAGCCTGCCAGGTGCAGACTGCCTTTTGTGGTCTTTCATGAGTGTGGAAAACCTGACTCCTTCGGTTTATTCTGAAAGAGTGAGGCAAACCCGAGCCATTATTCATTAGCAATGTATTTTGCAGAGTAATGCAAATGTATTTATAAGAAGCTCCAAGGTAAGGTTAAAAAGTGAGAATGAAGATGCTCTGGTCTAGTGAAGGGGAGAGTACTGTGTATGGTACTTGTTCCTATCATACATACAGCAGGCTGATGTAATCTTGATAAGGAAGAGGTGATGTTAGATACCACCAAGATTCACAAACTTGTCAGCATTTCGGAGGATGCAGACTTTCCTCCTCTAACTAGCAATATCTCCAGATGGAGTTCTGCCAGATTTCTCTCCTGAGGGACTACTCAGATTCTTCTTTCCATCCTCAACCATTAGGTGTGGAGATACTGATTTTGTGTGTATGATCAGTACCCCCATAAAGAAATTAGGTAAgtttttctctgccttccagGCTCTTGCTTTTGCTATGTACAGCAAGAAGGCTCAGTCTAGCTCACCAATGCACATAGCTAACTGTTCATTCATTGTTTGTCGTATATCTGCCTGACCCATATGACCCATATACTCAAAACCTGTGTTTTAATCCATCCTTGAGGTTCTGTTCAAGTGAAGGAAATGggttccttttctctttccagtttgcGTTCTCTTACAGttccttttaaatttttggtTTAGAGGCTTTTTTATAAAGAGTTCTTCCTGTTCACTAGCGTCTGGCCTTTTTATAGTAAATATAGACACATCTTCTTACTGTAGTTTTGGAAATCTATATATATTCCAAGCATCTAGAAAAAAACAGTTATGTTTGCAGATTTCACGAGTATCCCATCTATTTTCTAAGGATGCAAGGGGTTGTAAATAGGTTGGCTAAACTACTGAAACCTGGAGGAATGTTGTTATTTCGAGACTATGGAAGATACGATACAGCTCAACTTCGTTTTAAAAAAGGTAATTCCTGAATGCTTCTGTAGTTCACTATTCATTTAAAGTTGTTTTTGAAAAAAGTGCTATGTCCTTTTTCATTACTGCTCTAATTTCTTAGGTCATTGCCTGTCAGAAAATTTTTATGTACGAGGAGATGGAACCAGAGTATATTTCTTTACCAAAGGTATGAAATGGTATAGTTTTATAGAAAGGGTTGTGTGTATCTCAAGATGATTTGTGTTATAAAAGCTCATCTTAgaacagaaatttaaagaaagttttattggctttttttagTACTCTGCTTTTACAAAGCCCAAATCTAAGTGTTGTAAGAAAATAATTCCCTTTATGTGTACACTTGTTGCGTCTGGGGTCTGCAAGATTTCTTAAAGACATCACTGGAAATTTCTGTTTGTCTGAGCATCTTGTGTCTAATGGTATGCTCAAATTCTGTTATTTAAAGATGTActtgatttctttcttaaaattgaGATAAACATGCTTGGAAGGACAGTTGGTAGCAGTGCTCTGATATTTTGTTCTGCTATGTTGCTGAAACTGAGCTGTGAGGCTGCACTTTTTGTTGCTCTTTGCCTGTCCACTCACTTGGTTCTCTTGACAGTCAGTTTAGACTGGTATGTTTTAGCCAGCTACTGGAAATTGTGAAAGTGACCATCacaatactctttttttttttttttttttttttttttaccctttgcAACCTAGACTGTAAGCAATAGAGATAGATCAGGATTTATCCCAGCCTGTGTAATTTTAGAAGTGAGAAGGAGGATCTGGGACTTGTATGAGAAATAACTTGAATTCAAAGAGCCTTCTCAGTTTTTCAATGTCTTGTTTTGTGCTTACTCATGACAAAGAAGCTTAAAGTTTTCCAGTGGTGACTGACAAGGAGATAATTATGTTGGCATAAATGTATGGATTGTCATTTGACAGGTGAAATAGCTTTATCTTGATAACATGCAAACAGTGACCAAATGGCACACATTTGTTTTCCTCAACTCTGGCATACTGAATCCTCTGAAGAAAGGGGATCTATGAATGCTATGAGTAATAACCAATGTGGTTTGGGCctcaacataacatttttttactgtaatataAATAGAGAGCTGTGAAAATGAATTTCTAACAGAAGACTTCTTACAGGCAGTTTCCTTGATCTTTCAAATCACAAAACAGATTTAGTTCCATCTTTGGTTGAACTGCAGGTTGTTAATTACTACATTctacaaatgtcttttttttaatgacaataatTCTTCATATGAGAAAACAGATGAGGTATGGAACATGTTCAACTTGGCTGGATTAACTGAAGTACAGAATTTAGTTGATCGGCGATTACAagtaaacaggaagaaaaaagtgaaaatgcaaCGAGTTTGGATACAAAGCAAGTTCCAAAAACCATTGCTGCTATCTCTGAATAATCCTGAAGAAACCACTGAAAGGCACCCTTATAGATAATTGTACCATGAACTCCAGAAACTGAAGCAAATTTGAGTATGTATATTTCCTGTAAATCTTGTGTTAGCcactgaaaaggagaaatatatTGAACTGAAAACGtttccctgatttttttgtaaatgtatgtgtgtgaaaatgatcggggcgggggggggcaggggggggaggcgggagggagTGCATTTCTGACTTCTGCTTTATATGCAATAAAGGGGTATGCATTAATCTATTCATAACTGTGACCAGGCACTATTTTACTTCCTTGAATATGAATAGTCACTAAGTATAAACATGTATCTTGTTCCTGCTGAAATTCACAATATGTAAAATGTTTTAGACTGAAGCACAATTGTTTCAGAGATTTGGAGAAACAGAATATCTGTTCTCACTATCCCTACAGGCTGTGCTGTGTTAATTTCTGTGTCATGTCTCTTTTGAGCACTGTGTGTCTTGCAACTATATTTCCTCTTTGGGGGGAAATTCTTTGGTGCATAAATAATGAAGACAAAATCTTTCTGATTTGCATGTAAGTTATCATTACATACTAACTGCACGTGATATGCATAGGTATCAGATTAGTCAGTGATTGGCATCCTCCACTGTGACTTACTCCTCTGAAGTCTCCACTTGCTATCTACATGCTCATCAGAAACATGCCAAACTCGTTTCTGTAACAGCTTAGTGACACATACATTATATTTACAGTGCTGTAGGTTGTAAACTGAACACCATGTAGAAAAGAATTACCAAAATGCCAAAACAGTGCTGAAACCAAATAGTTAACATTTGCCTGGATAAATACAAGCACTATTTTTATGATATGTCAGATACGCTAGAGGGAGGAGCAAAAAGAGTAGTCCAGAGtacattttattaatattgttatGTGGTAATGTAATCACACTAAAATGGCAATCTACATAGCAGCTgagatatttttgttgttaacaGAGAGAGGTTGCTTTCTTAGGACTTGAGTCttagaaaaaaagacacaatgtTTTTGTATTGACCCAGTGGAGAGACAGTAAAAGGACAGGACTACACTACTATGTCAAgtgcttttaagaagaaaaccaaaatgcaaacACTGTTTTCAGATGCAGACCATGATACTGAGGCTGTTGAGAATTTAAAGTGTTTGAAGATGCCTCATCTgctatttaaatgtaattttacaaTCACTTAGCCACAAGGAGGAGAGGACAAGAAACAGgtgaatgaataaaataaatctcttacTTCAACATGGATATAGAATGCATGTAATCTATAACATGCATGAAGTTTTGAGTGCCATTAATATAGTGACACTctcaaagtctcttttttttgcttttgttttagtcTGAAAGGTAAGCATGTCATGGATgacaacccttttttttttgcaagttgtTAGCTGCTAAGCTAAATAAAACTGATTgtgttctagaaaaaaaatattatttaaatttagATGCTAAGGATCTTCATTCCGTTTGACAAGATGAGGGACCTGCTTAATTTCCATAAACCCAAATATGTTTCAAGAATGAGGTGCAATAAGGAGTCTTTGAAGGTAGGATCTGATCCTGTGTTTCTGCTATATTCTAAACTCCCATTAGAGTAAGATACTGTTTTATGAATTAAGTGGCTTGGGAAGCTTTGGTTAGCAATGGTATTATTGTAACCTGCAATAAAACTCTTGTGGTATAAATCAAAGGTTAAAACATAGCTGTGTTTCTTCAAGGCCTAAGTCTTAAAAGACTGTAGCATCTGCAtgggaaatgtaaataaatatctACTTATATTTTAATTAGATTGCTACCCTGTGCTATTACTTGTGACTTCTGAGTATGCATAGCTCTTAGTTTAGCAGAAAGTATTTTCAGTTGTAGAATTTTCCAGGGGGGTGATGGTGGTGATAAGCTCTTGAGCATCATGCAGTCTTATTCATGTGTGTGATGTAGATTTTCCATGTGTAGAGGCTaatgaaatgtttgctttggCTTTCACACT
It contains:
- the METTL8 gene encoding tRNA N(3)-methylcytidine methyltransferase METTL8, mitochondrial isoform X5, whose amino-acid sequence is MGDHVQWSQEEEENAKEKAAENSLVKVQWEDQDKYEREASKYWNEFYKTHKNNFFKDRNWLFLEFPEILPEKRREELKTEQRSSEHTKINSTNSFSHKNEMSEEGEKYWKKNYGGGSTSVQGYVYNRKQAKSLTDNPQGKNRGEELGRLESFPGSDATYRILEVGCGAGNSVFPILKVLCNTPGTFLYCCDFASGAVELVKSHSSYNSAWCSAFVHDVCDDALPYPFPDEILDVILLVFVLSTIHPDRMQGVVNRLAKLLKPGGMLLFRDYGRYDTAQLRFKKGHCLSENFYVRGDGTRVYFFTKDEVWNMFNLAGLTEVQNLVDRRLQVNRKKKVKMQRVWIQSKFQKPLLLSLNNPEETTERHPYR